The following coding sequences are from one Halobaculum magnesiiphilum window:
- a CDS encoding DUF262 domain-containing protein has translation MSSGIGLTATEDRIESILTRQYRYTVPDYQRRYAWGEEQWAALWSDIQAIEEGDTHFVGSIVLIERSQGLNDLDQLEVVDGQQRLTTISLILAVMRQKYLNEDLEKQADSINNKYLWQEDIDTARYPNLSLSKFDDDDYRAILDQRFDEVSDSNLREGFQFYAEKMDELDPKEINEIRNKLLRSVTAVSITTDGEQSAFRLFETLNDRGLELSAVDLMKNYVFSTAATDPSIDYDQIRDDWEAIVELIVPKLSKPSRFFRHYIMSASEPDHDGDVSDYKLYDTFQDIVDNKLDQAGISLEEYVADMLRSASIYADLIDHSVSKYDSNGNAAVNDKLDDLEMLSITQARTILLRIIDELESANRVMEALRVLEAFVIRWKTANYPTGGEIDRIYSRACSEYFDDESEVADELRDLFTDRWPSDGEFRTSLENKRMRLNDQTKYMLIRIEEDYYNGSQVEFSEPEREHIAPRAAFSAKKYSAWPVQLDMTEGEFMQVRDRLGNLTLFESDRNASVGADPFENKKEVYSTSEYEMTKAIATDYDEWSGENIDNRTRELAQACVNIWSL, from the coding sequence ATGAGTAGCGGTATCGGCTTGACTGCCACTGAAGACCGAATCGAGAGTATTCTCACGCGGCAATATCGGTACACCGTTCCTGACTACCAGCGAAGGTACGCATGGGGTGAAGAGCAGTGGGCTGCGCTGTGGTCCGACATCCAAGCTATCGAAGAAGGTGATACCCACTTCGTGGGTTCGATCGTACTCATCGAACGCAGCCAAGGTCTCAACGATCTCGACCAACTTGAGGTGGTTGACGGCCAGCAGCGGTTGACGACGATCTCTCTAATTCTGGCGGTGATGCGTCAGAAGTACCTCAACGAGGATTTAGAGAAACAAGCAGACTCAATCAACAACAAGTACCTCTGGCAGGAGGACATCGACACCGCTCGATATCCTAATCTGAGTCTGAGTAAGTTCGACGACGACGATTACAGGGCGATCCTCGATCAACGGTTCGACGAGGTGAGTGACTCGAACCTGAGAGAAGGGTTCCAGTTCTACGCGGAGAAGATGGACGAACTGGACCCGAAGGAGATCAACGAGATACGTAACAAGCTGCTCCGGAGCGTCACCGCGGTCTCGATTACGACCGACGGTGAGCAGTCGGCCTTCAGGCTCTTCGAGACCCTCAACGATCGCGGTCTCGAACTCTCCGCAGTCGACTTGATGAAGAACTACGTGTTCAGCACGGCGGCAACGGACCCTTCCATCGATTACGACCAGATTCGAGACGATTGGGAAGCGATCGTCGAACTGATCGTGCCAAAGCTCTCCAAGCCGAGTCGATTCTTCCGGCACTATATCATGTCGGCTTCGGAGCCTGACCACGACGGTGACGTCTCTGACTACAAGCTCTACGACACCTTCCAAGATATCGTCGACAACAAACTGGACCAAGCGGGGATTTCGCTGGAAGAGTACGTCGCCGATATGTTGCGGAGCGCGTCGATCTACGCAGACTTGATCGATCACTCCGTCAGCAAGTACGATTCCAACGGGAACGCGGCGGTGAATGACAAACTGGACGACCTCGAGATGCTCAGCATCACTCAGGCCCGCACCATCCTCCTGCGGATCATCGATGAACTCGAGTCCGCCAATCGAGTGATGGAGGCCCTCCGCGTTCTCGAAGCGTTCGTCATCCGCTGGAAGACGGCGAACTACCCGACCGGTGGTGAAATCGACCGGATCTACTCGCGGGCCTGCTCCGAGTACTTCGATGATGAGAGCGAGGTCGCCGACGAACTCCGCGATCTATTCACCGATCGGTGGCCGAGCGACGGCGAGTTCCGAACGAGTCTGGAGAACAAACGGATGCGGCTGAACGACCAGACAAAGTACATGCTGATCCGTATCGAAGAGGACTACTACAATGGATCTCAGGTAGAGTTCTCGGAGCCCGAGCGAGAACATATCGCCCCGCGCGCGGCGTTCAGTGCAAAGAAGTACAGCGCGTGGCCAGTTCAGTTGGACATGACCGAGGGTGAATTCATGCAGGTTCGCGACCGGTTGGGCAATCTGACGCTGTTTGAGTCCGACCGAAATGCGTCGGTCGGGGCGGACCCCTTCGAGAACAAGAAAGAAGTGTACTCGACGTCCGAGTACGAGATGACGAAAGCGATCGCGACTGACTACGATGAGTGGTCCGGAGAGAATATCGACAACAGGACGCGAGAATTGGCGCAGGCGTGCGTGAATATCTGGTCGTTGTGA